From Diospyros lotus cultivar Yz01 chromosome 4, ASM1463336v1, whole genome shotgun sequence, a single genomic window includes:
- the LOC127800441 gene encoding bZIP transcription factor 44-like, whose protein sequence is MPQLASLLSEGDDQYAMVDEKKRKRKISNRESARRSRMRREQHIKDLNREIAFLGKRNNEIVQKISYLKRTSITVELENQMLKEQHDKLAKRLESLEIVCSYVCGYQRDIPRCNSQPWQVSHQPLPLITTSVGMLQFDYNPVL, encoded by the coding sequence ATGCCACAACTAGCAAGCTTGTTATCAGAAGGGGACGATCAGTATGCAATGGTggatgagaagaagaggaagagaaagatctCAAATCGTGAATCAGCAAGGCGATCAAGGATGAGAAGAGAACAGCACATCAAGGATCTCAATCGTGAAATCGCTTTTCTAGGCAAGAGAAACAACGAGATTGTTCAGAAAATCAGTTACCTCAAGCGAACATCCATAACTGTGGAGCTGGAGAACCAGATGTTAAAAGAGCAGCATGACAAATTGGCGAAGAGGTTGGAGTCCCTGGAAATTGTCTGTAGCTATGTTTGCGGGTATCAGAGAGACATTCCTCGGTGTAATTCACAGCCATGGCAGGTTTCTCACCAGCCTCTGCCTCTTATAACAACTTCCGTTGGCATGCTCCAGTTTGACTACAATCCAGTATTATAG
- the LOC127800440 gene encoding probable bifunctional TENA-E protein isoform X2, which produces MGTIETWMMKHSLLFAGATRHPFIRSIRDGTLHLSAFKRWLEQDYIFVSAFVPFVASVLLKAWKESDDNSDMEIILNGLATLEGELKWFKNEASKWGISLSSSVPLKANLDYCSFVESLMSSDVEYTVAITAYWAIEAVYQASYSHCLEEDSNTPAELKEACERWGNDVFGQYCFSLQQIANRCLAKAPDDLVSKAEVVFLRVLKHEVEFWNMSCGGT; this is translated from the exons ATGGGAACGATCGAGACGTGGATGATGAAACACTCTCTGCTCTTCGCCGGAGCCACCCGACACCCTTTCATTCGGAGCATCCGAGACGGCACCCTTCACCTCTCTGCCTTCAAGCGCTGGCTT GAAcaagattatatatttgttagTGCATTTGTGCCATTTGTTGCAAGCGTGTTATTGAAAGCTTGGAAAGAGTCAGATGATAATTCTGATATGGAAATCATATTGAATGGTCTGGCCACTTTGGAGGGTGAGCTCAAGTGGTTCAAGAATGAGGCCTCCAAATGGGGTATTAGCCTATCCAGCAGTGTTCCTCTTAAGGCAAACCTTGACTATTGCAG CTTTGTTGAGAGCTTAATGAGCTCGGATGTTGAATATACAGTAGCCATAACAGCCTATTGGGCCATTGAAGCTGTTTATCAAGCTAGTTATTCCCACTGTTTGGAAGAAGACTCTAATACTCCAGCAGAGTTGAAGGAAGCCTGTGAAAGATGGGGCAATGATGTTTTTGGTCAATATTGTTTTTCCCTCCAGCAAATAGCTAATCGCTGCCTAGCCAAGGCACCAGATGACCTGGTCTCGAAAGCTGAGGTGGTTTTTCTTCGTGTTCTCAAACATGAAGTTGAATTTTGGAATATGAGTTGTGGTGGAACTTGA
- the LOC127800440 gene encoding probable bifunctional TENA-E protein isoform X1, translated as MGTIETWMMKHSLLFAGATRHPFIRSIRDGTLHLSAFKRWLCCGLPYWMVQDHAYKEQDYIFVSAFVPFVASVLLKAWKESDDNSDMEIILNGLATLEGELKWFKNEASKWGISLSSSVPLKANLDYCSFVESLMSSDVEYTVAITAYWAIEAVYQASYSHCLEEDSNTPAELKEACERWGNDVFGQYCFSLQQIANRCLAKAPDDLVSKAEVVFLRVLKHEVEFWNMSCGGT; from the exons ATGGGAACGATCGAGACGTGGATGATGAAACACTCTCTGCTCTTCGCCGGAGCCACCCGACACCCTTTCATTCGGAGCATCCGAGACGGCACCCTTCACCTCTCTGCCTTCAAGCGCTGGCTT tgttgtGGATTGCCTTATTGGATGGTCCAGGATCATGCATATAAG GAAcaagattatatatttgttagTGCATTTGTGCCATTTGTTGCAAGCGTGTTATTGAAAGCTTGGAAAGAGTCAGATGATAATTCTGATATGGAAATCATATTGAATGGTCTGGCCACTTTGGAGGGTGAGCTCAAGTGGTTCAAGAATGAGGCCTCCAAATGGGGTATTAGCCTATCCAGCAGTGTTCCTCTTAAGGCAAACCTTGACTATTGCAG CTTTGTTGAGAGCTTAATGAGCTCGGATGTTGAATATACAGTAGCCATAACAGCCTATTGGGCCATTGAAGCTGTTTATCAAGCTAGTTATTCCCACTGTTTGGAAGAAGACTCTAATACTCCAGCAGAGTTGAAGGAAGCCTGTGAAAGATGGGGCAATGATGTTTTTGGTCAATATTGTTTTTCCCTCCAGCAAATAGCTAATCGCTGCCTAGCCAAGGCACCAGATGACCTGGTCTCGAAAGCTGAGGTGGTTTTTCTTCGTGTTCTCAAACATGAAGTTGAATTTTGGAATATGAGTTGTGGTGGAACTTGA
- the LOC127800440 gene encoding probable bifunctional TENA-E protein isoform X3: protein MVQDHAYKEQDYIFVSAFVPFVASVLLKAWKESDDNSDMEIILNGLATLEGELKWFKNEASKWGISLSSSVPLKANLDYCSFVESLMSSDVEYTVAITAYWAIEAVYQASYSHCLEEDSNTPAELKEACERWGNDVFGQYCFSLQQIANRCLAKAPDDLVSKAEVVFLRVLKHEVEFWNMSCGGT from the exons ATGGTCCAGGATCATGCATATAAG GAAcaagattatatatttgttagTGCATTTGTGCCATTTGTTGCAAGCGTGTTATTGAAAGCTTGGAAAGAGTCAGATGATAATTCTGATATGGAAATCATATTGAATGGTCTGGCCACTTTGGAGGGTGAGCTCAAGTGGTTCAAGAATGAGGCCTCCAAATGGGGTATTAGCCTATCCAGCAGTGTTCCTCTTAAGGCAAACCTTGACTATTGCAG CTTTGTTGAGAGCTTAATGAGCTCGGATGTTGAATATACAGTAGCCATAACAGCCTATTGGGCCATTGAAGCTGTTTATCAAGCTAGTTATTCCCACTGTTTGGAAGAAGACTCTAATACTCCAGCAGAGTTGAAGGAAGCCTGTGAAAGATGGGGCAATGATGTTTTTGGTCAATATTGTTTTTCCCTCCAGCAAATAGCTAATCGCTGCCTAGCCAAGGCACCAGATGACCTGGTCTCGAAAGCTGAGGTGGTTTTTCTTCGTGTTCTCAAACATGAAGTTGAATTTTGGAATATGAGTTGTGGTGGAACTTGA
- the LOC127798745 gene encoding DELLA protein RGL2-like isoform X3: MRGIDSFPSDFGFYVDNTADDGLLWSNFQQEYQQHQLFSDLGISDEIVPPPLQPSYEELANLSDVRIGNHGLDEPKEKNSFSIPLTSLGILKNHGSGFRRLTGEKTKVPSNGTTWTKPETRVMGGQKLSTVDVLRLAGERFIQSPSQGAGDLSILSHPFGSSFFNLSDSETKDVELVQNLLSSAEKIGQQQYDRASKLLSLCDDLSSDAGNPVERVVYYFSKALREKIDLETGRITSKGLGKKQLSDLEGLMVRANSATVGFHEKVPFSQICQFTGIQAIIEHVAEAKKIHFIDLDLRTGVHCAVLMQALASRSQCSVELLKISAVATNSKSTVEETSERLKCFARTINLPFSFSLVMVSDMLDLKPDLFPLEDEEAVAINARYCLRAMLPMPDRLESLMRVLRNINPRIMVVAEVEASHNSPVFVNRFIEALFFFGAYFDCLEDCMDCNDPDRKTAESVNFNQGIRNIIAAEGEQRINRNVTISVWRAFFARYGMVEEELSTSSLYQASLVIKNFASGSSCTLHMDGKCLIVGWKGTPLHSLSAWKFI, translated from the coding sequence ATGCGGGGCATTGATTCATTTCCCTCTGACTTCGGTTTTTATGTGGATAACACAGCTGACGATGGACTTCTATGGTCCAACTTTCAGCAAGAATATCAGCAGCACCAATTGTTTTCAGATCTTGGGATTTCGGATGAAATAGTACCCCCTCCACTGCAACCAAGTTATGAAGAGCTTGCAAATCTGTCCGATGTTCGGATTGGAAATCATGGGCTTGATGAACCCAAGGAGAAAAACTCCTTTTCAATTCCTCTAACCTCGCTTGGAATCTTGAAGAACCATGGAAGTGGGTTCAGACGATTGACTGGGGAGAAGACGAAAGTGCCAAGCAATGGCACCACATGGACAAAGCCTGAGACACGGGTGATGGGTGGCCAAAAATTATCAACTGTAGATGTTTTACGTCTAGCTGGAGAAAGGTTCATCCAATCTCCTTCCCAAGGGGCTGGTGATCTCTCCATTCTAAGCCATCCCTTTGGTAGTTCATTCTTTAATCTCTCTGATAGTGAGACTAAAGATGTAGAACTAGTACAGAATCTTCTATCTTCAGCTGAGAAAATAGGCCAGCAACAGTATGACCGTGCAAGCAAACTCCTCAGTCTATGCGATGATTTGTCCTCTGATGCCGGAAACCCTGTTGAAAGAGTGGTTTACTATTTCTCTAAAGCTCTTCGAGAGAAGATTGATCTGGAAACAGGAAGAATCACGTCTAAGGGTTTAGGGAAGAAACAATTATCAGATCTTGAGGGTCTAATGGTGAGGGCCAACTCTGCCACAGTTGGATTTCATGAAAAGGTGCCCTTCTCTCAAATCTGCCAATTCACTGGAATTCAAGCTATCATAGAACATGTAGCAGAAGCAAAAAAGATCCATTTCATAGACCTCGATCTCAGGACTGGAGTGCATTGTGCGGTCTTGATGCAAGCTCTTGCAAGTCGGTCTCAATGCAGTGTTGAGCTTCTCAAGATATCTGCTGTTGCAACGAACTCAAAATCAACAGTTGAGGAGACAAGTGAACGATTGAAATGTTTTGCTCGCACCATTAACTTGCCCTTCTCTTTCAGTTTAGTAATGGTTTCAGACATGCTAGATCTGAAACCAGATCTTTTCCCTCTAGAAGATGAGGAAGCAGTTGCAATTAATGCAAGATATTGTTTAAGGGCCATGCTTCCAATGCCGGATCGCCTAGAATCTCTGATGAGAGTGCTCAGAAATATAAACCCACGTATAATGGTGGTTGCAGAAGTTGAGGCAAGTCATAATTCACCTGTCTTTGTGAACCGTTTCATCGAAgctcttttcttctttggtGCTTACTTTGATTGTCTAGAAGACTGTATGGACTGTAACGATCCAGACAGAAAAACTGCAGAATCAGTGAACTTCAATCAGGGAATCCGGAATATTATAGCTGCTGAAGGAGAGCAGAGGATAAACCGGAATGTGACTATAAGTGTGTGGAGGGCGTTCTTTGCTCGGTATGGGATGGTGGAGGAAGAACTGAGCACATCGTCGTTGTATCAAGCGAGTCTGGTGATTAAGAATTTTGCTTCTGGTAGTTCTTGCACATTACATATGGATGGCAAATGCCTGATTGTAGGATGGAAGGGAACACCACTCCATTCTCTTTCTGCTTGGAAATTTATATGA
- the LOC127798745 gene encoding DELLA protein RGL2-like isoform X1 — MFSLEQFNFGGVPDNRMFLKGFDGEEERITGKQIHLYQNEGEREMRGIDSFPSDFGFYVDNTADDGLLWSNFQQEYQQHQLFSDLGISDEIVPPPLQPSYEELANLSDVRIGNHGLDEPKEKNSFSIPLTSLGILKNHGSGFRRLTGEKTKVPSNGTTWTKPETRVMGGQKLSTVDVLRLAGERFIQSPSQGAGDLSILSHPFGSSFFNLSDSETKDVELVQNLLSSAEKIGQQQYDRASKLLSLCDDLSSDAGNPVERVVYYFSKALREKIDLETGRITSKGLGKKQLSDLEGLMVRANSATVGFHEKVPFSQICQFTGIQAIIEHVAEAKKIHFIDLDLRTGVHCAVLMQALASRSQCSVELLKISAVATNSKSTVEETSERLKCFARTINLPFSFSLVMVSDMLDLKPDLFPLEDEEAVAINARYCLRAMLPMPDRLESLMRVLRNINPRIMVVAEVEASHNSPVFVNRFIEALFFFGAYFDCLEDCMDCNDPDRKTAESVNFNQGIRNIIAAEGEQRINRNVTISVWRAFFARYGMVEEELSTSSLYQASLVIKNFASGSSCTLHMDGKCLIVGWKGTPLHSLSAWKFI, encoded by the coding sequence ATGTTCTCATTGGAGCAATTCAATTTTGGTGGGGTTCCAGATAACCGTATGTTTTTGAAGGGATTTGACGGTGAGGAAGAACGAATCACAGGAAAGCAGATCCATTTGTACCAAAACGAAGGCGAGAGAGAAATGCGGGGCATTGATTCATTTCCCTCTGACTTCGGTTTTTATGTGGATAACACAGCTGACGATGGACTTCTATGGTCCAACTTTCAGCAAGAATATCAGCAGCACCAATTGTTTTCAGATCTTGGGATTTCGGATGAAATAGTACCCCCTCCACTGCAACCAAGTTATGAAGAGCTTGCAAATCTGTCCGATGTTCGGATTGGAAATCATGGGCTTGATGAACCCAAGGAGAAAAACTCCTTTTCAATTCCTCTAACCTCGCTTGGAATCTTGAAGAACCATGGAAGTGGGTTCAGACGATTGACTGGGGAGAAGACGAAAGTGCCAAGCAATGGCACCACATGGACAAAGCCTGAGACACGGGTGATGGGTGGCCAAAAATTATCAACTGTAGATGTTTTACGTCTAGCTGGAGAAAGGTTCATCCAATCTCCTTCCCAAGGGGCTGGTGATCTCTCCATTCTAAGCCATCCCTTTGGTAGTTCATTCTTTAATCTCTCTGATAGTGAGACTAAAGATGTAGAACTAGTACAGAATCTTCTATCTTCAGCTGAGAAAATAGGCCAGCAACAGTATGACCGTGCAAGCAAACTCCTCAGTCTATGCGATGATTTGTCCTCTGATGCCGGAAACCCTGTTGAAAGAGTGGTTTACTATTTCTCTAAAGCTCTTCGAGAGAAGATTGATCTGGAAACAGGAAGAATCACGTCTAAGGGTTTAGGGAAGAAACAATTATCAGATCTTGAGGGTCTAATGGTGAGGGCCAACTCTGCCACAGTTGGATTTCATGAAAAGGTGCCCTTCTCTCAAATCTGCCAATTCACTGGAATTCAAGCTATCATAGAACATGTAGCAGAAGCAAAAAAGATCCATTTCATAGACCTCGATCTCAGGACTGGAGTGCATTGTGCGGTCTTGATGCAAGCTCTTGCAAGTCGGTCTCAATGCAGTGTTGAGCTTCTCAAGATATCTGCTGTTGCAACGAACTCAAAATCAACAGTTGAGGAGACAAGTGAACGATTGAAATGTTTTGCTCGCACCATTAACTTGCCCTTCTCTTTCAGTTTAGTAATGGTTTCAGACATGCTAGATCTGAAACCAGATCTTTTCCCTCTAGAAGATGAGGAAGCAGTTGCAATTAATGCAAGATATTGTTTAAGGGCCATGCTTCCAATGCCGGATCGCCTAGAATCTCTGATGAGAGTGCTCAGAAATATAAACCCACGTATAATGGTGGTTGCAGAAGTTGAGGCAAGTCATAATTCACCTGTCTTTGTGAACCGTTTCATCGAAgctcttttcttctttggtGCTTACTTTGATTGTCTAGAAGACTGTATGGACTGTAACGATCCAGACAGAAAAACTGCAGAATCAGTGAACTTCAATCAGGGAATCCGGAATATTATAGCTGCTGAAGGAGAGCAGAGGATAAACCGGAATGTGACTATAAGTGTGTGGAGGGCGTTCTTTGCTCGGTATGGGATGGTGGAGGAAGAACTGAGCACATCGTCGTTGTATCAAGCGAGTCTGGTGATTAAGAATTTTGCTTCTGGTAGTTCTTGCACATTACATATGGATGGCAAATGCCTGATTGTAGGATGGAAGGGAACACCACTCCATTCTCTTTCTGCTTGGAAATTTATATGA
- the LOC127798745 gene encoding DELLA protein RGL2-like isoform X2: MFLKGFDGEEERITGKQIHLYQNEGEREMRGIDSFPSDFGFYVDNTADDGLLWSNFQQEYQQHQLFSDLGISDEIVPPPLQPSYEELANLSDVRIGNHGLDEPKEKNSFSIPLTSLGILKNHGSGFRRLTGEKTKVPSNGTTWTKPETRVMGGQKLSTVDVLRLAGERFIQSPSQGAGDLSILSHPFGSSFFNLSDSETKDVELVQNLLSSAEKIGQQQYDRASKLLSLCDDLSSDAGNPVERVVYYFSKALREKIDLETGRITSKGLGKKQLSDLEGLMVRANSATVGFHEKVPFSQICQFTGIQAIIEHVAEAKKIHFIDLDLRTGVHCAVLMQALASRSQCSVELLKISAVATNSKSTVEETSERLKCFARTINLPFSFSLVMVSDMLDLKPDLFPLEDEEAVAINARYCLRAMLPMPDRLESLMRVLRNINPRIMVVAEVEASHNSPVFVNRFIEALFFFGAYFDCLEDCMDCNDPDRKTAESVNFNQGIRNIIAAEGEQRINRNVTISVWRAFFARYGMVEEELSTSSLYQASLVIKNFASGSSCTLHMDGKCLIVGWKGTPLHSLSAWKFI; encoded by the coding sequence ATGTTTTTGAAGGGATTTGACGGTGAGGAAGAACGAATCACAGGAAAGCAGATCCATTTGTACCAAAACGAAGGCGAGAGAGAAATGCGGGGCATTGATTCATTTCCCTCTGACTTCGGTTTTTATGTGGATAACACAGCTGACGATGGACTTCTATGGTCCAACTTTCAGCAAGAATATCAGCAGCACCAATTGTTTTCAGATCTTGGGATTTCGGATGAAATAGTACCCCCTCCACTGCAACCAAGTTATGAAGAGCTTGCAAATCTGTCCGATGTTCGGATTGGAAATCATGGGCTTGATGAACCCAAGGAGAAAAACTCCTTTTCAATTCCTCTAACCTCGCTTGGAATCTTGAAGAACCATGGAAGTGGGTTCAGACGATTGACTGGGGAGAAGACGAAAGTGCCAAGCAATGGCACCACATGGACAAAGCCTGAGACACGGGTGATGGGTGGCCAAAAATTATCAACTGTAGATGTTTTACGTCTAGCTGGAGAAAGGTTCATCCAATCTCCTTCCCAAGGGGCTGGTGATCTCTCCATTCTAAGCCATCCCTTTGGTAGTTCATTCTTTAATCTCTCTGATAGTGAGACTAAAGATGTAGAACTAGTACAGAATCTTCTATCTTCAGCTGAGAAAATAGGCCAGCAACAGTATGACCGTGCAAGCAAACTCCTCAGTCTATGCGATGATTTGTCCTCTGATGCCGGAAACCCTGTTGAAAGAGTGGTTTACTATTTCTCTAAAGCTCTTCGAGAGAAGATTGATCTGGAAACAGGAAGAATCACGTCTAAGGGTTTAGGGAAGAAACAATTATCAGATCTTGAGGGTCTAATGGTGAGGGCCAACTCTGCCACAGTTGGATTTCATGAAAAGGTGCCCTTCTCTCAAATCTGCCAATTCACTGGAATTCAAGCTATCATAGAACATGTAGCAGAAGCAAAAAAGATCCATTTCATAGACCTCGATCTCAGGACTGGAGTGCATTGTGCGGTCTTGATGCAAGCTCTTGCAAGTCGGTCTCAATGCAGTGTTGAGCTTCTCAAGATATCTGCTGTTGCAACGAACTCAAAATCAACAGTTGAGGAGACAAGTGAACGATTGAAATGTTTTGCTCGCACCATTAACTTGCCCTTCTCTTTCAGTTTAGTAATGGTTTCAGACATGCTAGATCTGAAACCAGATCTTTTCCCTCTAGAAGATGAGGAAGCAGTTGCAATTAATGCAAGATATTGTTTAAGGGCCATGCTTCCAATGCCGGATCGCCTAGAATCTCTGATGAGAGTGCTCAGAAATATAAACCCACGTATAATGGTGGTTGCAGAAGTTGAGGCAAGTCATAATTCACCTGTCTTTGTGAACCGTTTCATCGAAgctcttttcttctttggtGCTTACTTTGATTGTCTAGAAGACTGTATGGACTGTAACGATCCAGACAGAAAAACTGCAGAATCAGTGAACTTCAATCAGGGAATCCGGAATATTATAGCTGCTGAAGGAGAGCAGAGGATAAACCGGAATGTGACTATAAGTGTGTGGAGGGCGTTCTTTGCTCGGTATGGGATGGTGGAGGAAGAACTGAGCACATCGTCGTTGTATCAAGCGAGTCTGGTGATTAAGAATTTTGCTTCTGGTAGTTCTTGCACATTACATATGGATGGCAAATGCCTGATTGTAGGATGGAAGGGAACACCACTCCATTCTCTTTCTGCTTGGAAATTTATATGA
- the LOC127800633 gene encoding universal stress protein PHOS32-like: protein MAGEERRVGVAVDFSTCSLEAVKWAVENVVREGDYLILVTIRPHIYYEEGEMQLWETTGSPLIPLNEISDPTIMKKYGVHPDLNTLEIVNKAVEKKKIVVVMKIFWGDPREKICEAVDTIPLSSLVVGSRGLGKIKRAIMGSVSNYVVGNAPCPVTVVKNANF, encoded by the exons atggccggAGAAGAAAGGAGAGTGGGGGTGGCAGTAGATTTCTCGACGTGCAGCTTGGAAGCGGTGAAGTGGGCGGTGGAAAACGTTGTCCGGGAAGGTGATTACCTTATCCTCGTCACCATCCGCCCCCATATCTACTACGAGGAGGGCGAGATGCAGCTCTGGGAAACCACCGGCTCTC CTCTAATCCCTTTGAATGAGATTTCTGACCCGACGATCATGAAGAAATACGGAGTGCATCCTGATCTTAATACTCTGGAAATTGTCAACAAGGCTGTTGAGAAGAAAAAG ATTGTGGTGGTTATGAAGATTTTCTGGGGAGATCCACGCGAGAAAATCTGTGAGGCCGTTGACACCATTCCTCTCAGCTCTCTTGTTGTAGGCAGTAGAGGCCTTGGCAAGATCAAGAg GGCTATAATGGGCAGCGTCAGCAACTATGTGGTGGGCAATGCTCCCTGTCCTGTTACCGTCGTCAAGAACGCCAATTTCTAA
- the LOC127800239 gene encoding UPF0481 protein At3g47200-like: MERDSRTLQARDYVSVEIKPDEDDNILVSSIKEKLEDTSVSHCICKVPEKMKENNGEKYTPRLVSIGPLHHGKEHLKAMEDHKWRYLNTLLSRKPNLELILDKCVSALKDLENKVRKCYAENIDAFGSDDLVKMMLVDGCFIIELLLKYSFKGLKRRDDPFFSKKSEFLKLRSDVILLENQIPFFILRQLFDIVPIPKQCNQTLIQLALVFLHKAIPEEIKIDPGKFRQDCEHLLDLVHNCYAPTHPENHHQVQQIQFPPKNLKPAMELRKAGIGFVRASAESLLDIKFAHGFLEIPPLKVNDYTETVLKNLLAIEQCYSDRTKYVTSYAFLMAKLIQTKKDVRLLYRSRILTNGLEKRQEILGLLKNLHLEVKDKEFYYWEVCEQVSGYRRTSCRGVVGDDEAEVSEHAVEDCRVRSGRFVSGSHFHWDLVFSSIVLTSPHLMFLCA; encoded by the coding sequence ATGGAGAGAGACAGTAGAACACTGCAAGCCAGAGATTACGTGTCGGTCGAAATTAAACCAGATGAAGACGACAATATTCTTGTCTCCTCCATAAAAGAAAAGCTGGAAGATACTTCGGTCTCACATTGCATCTGCAAGGTCCccgagaaaatgaaggaaaataatgGAGAAAAGTACACGCCGAGGCTAGTCTCAATCGGCCCGCTTCACCATGGTAAAGAGCATCTAAAGGCCATGGAGGATCACAAATGGAGATATCTCAATACGCTTCTGAGCCGGAAACCTAACCTGGAATTAATCCTCGACAAATGCGTGAGCGCGCTGAAGGATCTGGAAAACAAGGTGAGGAAATGCTACGCCGAGAACATTGACGCTTTCGGTAGCGACGATTTGGTGAAGATGATGCTCGTCGATGGCTGTTTCATCATCGAGCTCCTGTTAAAGTACTCCTTCAAGGGCCTAAAGCGCCGTGACGACCCCTTCTTCAGCAAAAAATCGGAATTCTTGAAGCTGAGAAGCGACGTGATCCTGCTCGAGAACCAGATCCCGTTCTTCATTCTCCGGCAGCTGTTCGACATAGTTCCGATTCCGAAACAGTGTAATCAGACTCTCATCCAGCTGGCCTTGGTATTCTTGCACAAAGCGATTCCGGAAGAGATTAAGATCGATCCCGGAAAGTTCAGGCAAGATTGCGAACATCTCCTCGATCTTGTCCATAATTGCTACGCTCCGACGCATCCGGAGAATCATCATCAGGTTCAACAGATTCAGTTCCCGCCCAAGAATCTGAAGCCGGCAATGGAGCTGCGGAAGGCGGGAATCGGATTCGTTAGGGCCAGCGCCGAGAGCTTGCTGGATATCAAGTTCGCCCATGGATTTCTCGAGATTCCGCCTCTGAAAGTGAACGACTACACAGAGACGGTGCTGAAGAACCTCCTGGCGATCGAGCAATGCTACAGCGACCGCACGAAGTACGTTACGTCATACGCGTTCCTGATGGCGAAGCTCATCCAGACGAAGAAGGACGTTAGGCTGCTGTACAGATCGCGGATTCTCACCAACGGATTGGAGAAAAGGCAAGAGATTCTCGGTTTGCTGAAGAATCTGCATCTGGAGGTGAAAGACAAAGAGTTCTATTACTGGGAGGTTTGCGAGCAGGTGAGCGGATACAGAAGAACTAGTTGCAGGGGTGTGGTGGGAGATGATGAAGCAGAGGTATCCGAGCACGCCGTGGAGGATTGCAGGGTTCGTTCTGGCCGTTTTGTTTCTGGTTCTCATTTTCATTGGGACCTTGTTTTCAGTTCTATCGTTCTCACGTCACCACATTTGATGTTCCTTTGCGCTTAA